A single window of Solea solea chromosome 9, fSolSol10.1, whole genome shotgun sequence DNA harbors:
- the LOC131465384 gene encoding long-chain-fatty-acid--CoA ligase ACSBG2-like isoform X1: MKTSVEPSLWTSQANAEVKLRMGDSGLAASTPLTVHHMFTSSVQRFGDYKALGWKEGEQRKSLNYREYYQNCRTVAKGFLKLGLERFHGVGILGFNSPEWFMADIGAIFAGGFAVGIYTTNSPEACQYVAENCKANIIVVENHKQLQKILQVEDKLPHLKAIIQYKDTLKEKRPNLYTWAGLMELGRHEPDAPLNMVISSQKPNQCCTLIYTSGTTGQPKGVMLSHDNLTWTALSTSIHVNLTDTTRGQEVGVSYLPLSHIAAQMVDIWIAMKIGGATYFAEPDALKGSLVNTLREVHPTGLLGVPRVWEKMQEKMKSEGAKSSNLKKKVVAWAKDVGLQTNLTKLNQNVSHIPFNYRIAKMLVFNKVRKALGLERCSNCYTGAAPITRDTLEFFLSLDIPLYELYGMSESSGPHTISLANAFRLTSCGIDLPGCKTKLHNPDEEGNGEICFWGRHVFMGYLNMPEKTEEALDAEGWLHSGDLGKHDQNKFLYITGRIKELIITAGGENIPPVSIEDAVKSALPLISNAMLIGDKKKFLSMLLTIKCQVNADTGEPEDELSSEAVQFCRKAGSNATRVSDIAGGRDQAVYAAIQEGITRVNEKATSNAQRIQKWIVLDQDFSIIGGELGPTMKLKRPEVMKMYKIQIDNIYEELVQSSNPDNLLATK; encoded by the exons atgaaaacat CAGTAGAGCCCAGCCTATGGACGTCACAGGCCAATGCAGAGGTGAAACTGAGGATGGGCGACTCAGGCTTGGCTGCTTCGACTCCACTGACTGTCCACCATATGTTCACCTCATCTGTCCAGCGCTTTGGTGACTACAAAGCTTTGGGCTGGAAGGAGGGTGAGCAGCGAAAGAGCCTTAACTACAGAGAATACTACCAGAACTGCCGTACTGTTGCCAAGGGCTTcctgaag CTTGGTTTGGAGCGCTTCCATGGTGTTGGCATCCTGGGCTTCAACTCACCGGAGTGGTTTATGGCTGATATTGGAGCCATTTTTGCAGG TGGATTTGCTGTAGGCATCTATACCACCAACTCTCCTGAGGCCTGCCAGTATGTAGCAGAAAACTGTAAGGCCAACATTATTGTGGTGGAGAAccacaaacagctgcagaaaATCCTCCAG GTTGAAGACAAGCTTCCACACTTGAAAGCCATTATCCAGTACAAAGATACACTTAAAGAGAAGAGACCAAATCTGTACACA TGGGCCGGACTCATGGAGCTGGGGCGTCATGAGCCTGACGCTCCCCTCAACATGGTCATTTCCAGCCAGAAACCAAACCAATGCTGCACACTCATCTACACCTCAGGAACCACAGGCCAGCCCAAAGGAGTCATGCTGAGCCATGACAAT CTGACATGGACTGCACTTTCCACCAGCATTCATGTGAATCTGACAGACACCACTCGGGGTCAGGAGGTGGGGGTGAGCTACCTGCCACTGAGTCACATTGCTGCTCAGATGGTGGACATCTGGATCGCCATGAAGATCGGAGGAGCAACCTACTTCGCTGAGCCAGACGCCCTCAAG GGCTCTTTGGTAAACACCTTGAGGGAGGTGCATCCCACTGGCTTACTTGGTGTCCCTCGTGTCTGGGAAAAGATGCAAGAGAAGATGAAATCTGAAGGAGCAAAGTCCTCAaacctgaaaaagaaagtggttgCATGGGCCAAAGATGTCGGTCTGCAGACTAATCTCACCAAGTTAAACCA AAATGTCAGCCACATACCATTCAACTATCGTATCGCCAAAATGCTTGTGTTCAACAAGGTGCGTAAGGCTCTGGGCTTGGAACGCTGCTCAAACTGTTACACAGGCGCTGCACCCATCACCAGAGACACCCTGGAGTTCTTCCTCAGTTTGGATATTCCACTGTATGAGCTGTATGGCATGAGTGAGAGCTCTGGACCTCACACCATCTCCCTTGCTAATGCCTTCAGACTCACTAG CTGTGGCATTGATCTCCCAGGGTGCAAGACAAAGCTGCACAACCCAGATGAAGAGGGAAACGGTGAGATCTGCTTCTGGGGACGCCATGTCTTCATGGGTTACCTCAACATGCccgagaagacagaggaggctCTAGATGCAGAAGGCTGGCTGCACTCAGGTGACCTGGGAAAACATGACCAGAATAAGTTCCTCTACATCACTGGAAGAATTAAAG AGCTGATCATCACAGCAGGGGGAGAGAACATCCCTCCTGTTTCCATCGAGGATGCAGTCAAAAGTGCTCTGCCACTGATTAGCAACGCCATGCTGATTGGAGACAAGAAGAAGTTTCTGTCTATGCTGCTCACCATTAAG TGCCAGGTTAACGCCGACACAGGCGAGCCAGAGGATGAGCTGTCTTCAGAGGCTGTACAGTTCTGCAGGAAGGCAGGCAGCAATGCCACGCGAGTTTCTGACATTGCAGGTGGCCGAGACCAGGCAGTTTATGCAGCCATTCAGGAGGGAATTACTAGAGTCAATGAGAAGGCAACCTCCAACGCTCAGCGCATCCAGAAGTGGATTGTTCTGGATCAGGACTTCTCCATCATTGGAGGAGAGCTGG GCCCTACCATGAAGTTAAAGCGTCCAGAGGTGATGAAAATGTACAAGATACAGATTGACAACATTTATGAGGAACTTGTGCAGTCTTCAAATCCAGACAACCTGCTGGCTACCAAATAG
- the LOC131465384 gene encoding long-chain-fatty-acid--CoA ligase ACSBG2-like isoform X2, with protein MADIGAIFAGGFAVGIYTTNSPEACQYVAENCKANIIVVENHKQLQKILQVEDKLPHLKAIIQYKDTLKEKRPNLYTWAGLMELGRHEPDAPLNMVISSQKPNQCCTLIYTSGTTGQPKGVMLSHDNLTWTALSTSIHVNLTDTTRGQEVGVSYLPLSHIAAQMVDIWIAMKIGGATYFAEPDALKGSLVNTLREVHPTGLLGVPRVWEKMQEKMKSEGAKSSNLKKKVVAWAKDVGLQTNLTKLNQNVSHIPFNYRIAKMLVFNKVRKALGLERCSNCYTGAAPITRDTLEFFLSLDIPLYELYGMSESSGPHTISLANAFRLTSCGIDLPGCKTKLHNPDEEGNGEICFWGRHVFMGYLNMPEKTEEALDAEGWLHSGDLGKHDQNKFLYITGRIKELIITAGGENIPPVSIEDAVKSALPLISNAMLIGDKKKFLSMLLTIKCQVNADTGEPEDELSSEAVQFCRKAGSNATRVSDIAGGRDQAVYAAIQEGITRVNEKATSNAQRIQKWIVLDQDFSIIGGELGPTMKLKRPEVMKMYKIQIDNIYEELVQSSNPDNLLATK; from the exons ATGGCTGATATTGGAGCCATTTTTGCAGG TGGATTTGCTGTAGGCATCTATACCACCAACTCTCCTGAGGCCTGCCAGTATGTAGCAGAAAACTGTAAGGCCAACATTATTGTGGTGGAGAAccacaaacagctgcagaaaATCCTCCAG GTTGAAGACAAGCTTCCACACTTGAAAGCCATTATCCAGTACAAAGATACACTTAAAGAGAAGAGACCAAATCTGTACACA TGGGCCGGACTCATGGAGCTGGGGCGTCATGAGCCTGACGCTCCCCTCAACATGGTCATTTCCAGCCAGAAACCAAACCAATGCTGCACACTCATCTACACCTCAGGAACCACAGGCCAGCCCAAAGGAGTCATGCTGAGCCATGACAAT CTGACATGGACTGCACTTTCCACCAGCATTCATGTGAATCTGACAGACACCACTCGGGGTCAGGAGGTGGGGGTGAGCTACCTGCCACTGAGTCACATTGCTGCTCAGATGGTGGACATCTGGATCGCCATGAAGATCGGAGGAGCAACCTACTTCGCTGAGCCAGACGCCCTCAAG GGCTCTTTGGTAAACACCTTGAGGGAGGTGCATCCCACTGGCTTACTTGGTGTCCCTCGTGTCTGGGAAAAGATGCAAGAGAAGATGAAATCTGAAGGAGCAAAGTCCTCAaacctgaaaaagaaagtggttgCATGGGCCAAAGATGTCGGTCTGCAGACTAATCTCACCAAGTTAAACCA AAATGTCAGCCACATACCATTCAACTATCGTATCGCCAAAATGCTTGTGTTCAACAAGGTGCGTAAGGCTCTGGGCTTGGAACGCTGCTCAAACTGTTACACAGGCGCTGCACCCATCACCAGAGACACCCTGGAGTTCTTCCTCAGTTTGGATATTCCACTGTATGAGCTGTATGGCATGAGTGAGAGCTCTGGACCTCACACCATCTCCCTTGCTAATGCCTTCAGACTCACTAG CTGTGGCATTGATCTCCCAGGGTGCAAGACAAAGCTGCACAACCCAGATGAAGAGGGAAACGGTGAGATCTGCTTCTGGGGACGCCATGTCTTCATGGGTTACCTCAACATGCccgagaagacagaggaggctCTAGATGCAGAAGGCTGGCTGCACTCAGGTGACCTGGGAAAACATGACCAGAATAAGTTCCTCTACATCACTGGAAGAATTAAAG AGCTGATCATCACAGCAGGGGGAGAGAACATCCCTCCTGTTTCCATCGAGGATGCAGTCAAAAGTGCTCTGCCACTGATTAGCAACGCCATGCTGATTGGAGACAAGAAGAAGTTTCTGTCTATGCTGCTCACCATTAAG TGCCAGGTTAACGCCGACACAGGCGAGCCAGAGGATGAGCTGTCTTCAGAGGCTGTACAGTTCTGCAGGAAGGCAGGCAGCAATGCCACGCGAGTTTCTGACATTGCAGGTGGCCGAGACCAGGCAGTTTATGCAGCCATTCAGGAGGGAATTACTAGAGTCAATGAGAAGGCAACCTCCAACGCTCAGCGCATCCAGAAGTGGATTGTTCTGGATCAGGACTTCTCCATCATTGGAGGAGAGCTGG GCCCTACCATGAAGTTAAAGCGTCCAGAGGTGATGAAAATGTACAAGATACAGATTGACAACATTTATGAGGAACTTGTGCAGTCTTCAAATCCAGACAACCTGCTGGCTACCAAATAG
- the LOC131465383 gene encoding uncharacterized protein LOC131465383: MAEKMPPTTGASRKRKTFFEKATAKKNADAERSKTRVNIGAAAFERWRQLKDQRGLQSDAIVALFLLDRCEERCKQWLRAINHPKCGEDTDQEKLKNKSVCSLHFKGEMKKVTLTDTAIPSIFTVITGSSEHSDPEQSQPPTRETLSQPRSIQKATCEVGCQTDRIPGKRSVATQLSKLTLTNYRSAGCQATVATRSIAVGNIITPSPPLSSTSVKRKAVSPDDRPAKHPLLELPSFPESVTTTILVDPDEPTQLPSMSELEKTASEQAPTKPPQDMVKYLVYDDCLLELFKRCPICSSVCTVQSYTKGTFISVTQKCLHQTCLYTRQWKSQPLLGSTPAGNLHLSAAVLYTGSSFVQTKRVLNTMHLRTFSRKMHQNHVDNYILPSVLHKWRSHQTSLLQELKRGPTVTLGGDIRANIPGRCTKYGSYSMMDLNSNKVVDIQLVQSNLVGSSVHMEKEGLIRSLELLERSGVNVTSLVTDRRTWVEQLIQEQKPDIDHFYDVWRLCKAIIKKVDAISKEKDCRMIKSWQKSIENHLYWSASSSSSEEETVAKWTSLLNHMQNVHIHENPLFPKCLHPPSTHKRKWLKPATKPTYKLKKVLMNKHVLSCVKRLSPLYQTPVLKGFRSMIPRFAPKSLAFSYLEMLCRLYLAALHFNENSMLTQANTAAGEDTVQDKDKKKDHASTEYVAELMNLLFNEVIHNPAPFVAELKEVAFPGLLCSQFVQSETAEAVAGHVSTFGCSDDDLTPT; encoded by the exons atggcagaaaagaTGCCGCCAACAACAGGTGCCAGTCGCAAACGAAAGACGTTTTTTgagaaagctactgccaagaaaaatgCTGACGCggagcgatccaagaccagagtgaacatcggtgctgctGCGTTTGAACGCTGGCGACAACTGAAAGACCAGAGAGGGCTGCAAAGTGACGCCATTGTGGcgctgtttctactggacag ATGTGAGGAGAGGTGCAAACAGTGGCTGCGGGCTATCAACCATCCGAAGTGTGGAGAGGACACCGATcaggagaagctgaaaaacaagagTGTTTGTAGTCTCCATTTTAAGGGGGAAATGAAGAAAGTCACTCTGACGGATACCGCGATTCCGTCAATATTCACCGTCATCACTGGGTCATCTGAACACAGCGACCCAGAG CAATCTCAACCACCAACAAGAGAGACACTAAGCCAGCCTCGCAGCATCCAGAAAGCCACCTGCGAAGTTGGATGTCAGACGGATCGCATCCCAGGGAAAAGATCTGTGGCCACACAGCTGTCTAAGTTGACATTAACCAACTATAGAAGTGCAG GATGCCAAGCCACTGTGGCCACAAGGAGTATTGCTGTGGGCAATATCATAACTCCGTCTCCTCCACTATCTTCAACTTCCGTAAAGCGGAAAGCAGTATCGCCTGATGACCGACCAGCAAAGCATCCTCTCTTGGAATTGCCATCTTTTCCAGAATCTGTAACCACTACCATCTTAGTAGATCCTGATGAGCCCACACAACTCCCCAGTATGTCTGAATTGGAGAAGACTGCCAGTGAACA AGCACCAACCAAGCCACCGCAAGACATGGTGAAGTACTTGGTGTATGACGATTGCCTGTTGGAGCTTTTTAAACGCTGCCCCATATGCTCaagtgtttgcacagtgcaaTCATACACAAAAGGGACATTCATTTCTGTGACACAGAAGTGTCTCCATCAGACATGTCTATACACCAGGCAGTGGAAGAGTCAACCACTTCTGGGCAGCACTCCAGCAGGAAACCTGCACCTGTCAGCTGCTGTCCTCTACACAGGATCTTCTTTTGTTCAAACCAAAAGG GTGCTCAATACTATGCATCTGAGAACCTTCTCCAGAAAGATGCATCAAAATCATGTGGACAACTACATTCTGCCATCCGTGCTGCATAAATGGCGTTCACATCAAACCAGTCTACTTCAAGAGCTGAAACGGGGGCCAACTGTAACTCTTGGTGGTGACATTAGGGCCAACATCCCAGGCCGTTGCACAAAGTATGGCTCATACTCCATGATGGATCTGAACTCAAACAAAGTTGTTGATATCCAACTCGTACAG AGCAATTTAGTGGGAAGCAGTGTCCACATGGAAAAGGAAGGGCTGATCCGGAGTCTGGAATTACTTGAAAGAtctggtgtgaatgtgacttCACTGGTGACGGACAGACGCACTTGGGTTGAACAATTAATCCAGGAGCAGAAACCAGACATTGACCACTTTTATGACGTGTGGCGTTTATGTAAAG CCATAATCAAGAAGGTGGATGCCATTTCCAAGGAGAAAGACTGCCGCATGATCAAATCATGGCAAAAGAGCATTGAGAATCATCTCTACTGGTCAGCATCCAGTTCATCCAGTGAAGAGGAAACCGTGGCAAAGTGGACATCTCTACTCAACCACATGCAGAATGTGCACATTCACGAAAATCCACTCTTCCCTAAGTGCCTCCACCCACCTTCCACTCACAAAAGGAAGTGGCTGAAGCCTG CAACAAAGCCTACCTACAAGCTGAAGAAAGTGCTGATGAACAAGCATGTTCTTAGCTGTGTGAAAAGGCTGAGCCCTCTCTACCAAACTCCTGTCTTAAAGGGGTTCCGCAGCATGATTCCAAGATTCGCACCAAAAAGTCTGGCCTTCTCATACTTAGAAATGCTCTGCAG GCTTTACCTTGCTGCATTGCATTTCAACGAAAATTCAATGCTAACCCAAGCAAATACTGCAGCTGGGGAGGACACGGTTCAGGACAAGGACAAGAAAAAAGATCATGCGTCCACAG AATATGTTGCAGAGCTCATGAACCTCCTTTTTAACGAGGTCATACACAACCCTGCACCATTTGTGGCTGAGCTGAAAGAAGTGGCTTTCCCTGGATTACTGTGCTCACAGTTTGTGCAATCTGAGACGGCAGAGGCTGTTGCAGGCCACGTGTCGACTTTCGGCTGCTCAGATGATGACTTGACGCCCACCTAA